A DNA window from Paraburkholderia sp. IMGN_8 contains the following coding sequences:
- the treS gene encoding maltose alpha-D-glucosyltransferase — protein MKRDDPAQSTSQAHASTAAGSAAKARTSRRGKPAALSDDPLWYKDAIIYQVHIKSFFDANNDGVGDFPGLIAKLDYIAELGVNAIWLLPFYPSPRRDDGYDIADYRNVHPDYGQLADVKRFIQEAHVRGIRVITELVINHTSDQHPWFQRARRAKPGSNHRNYYVWSDTDQKYQETRIIFIDSEPSNWTHDPVAGAYFWHRFYSHQPDLNFDNPAVLREVLQVMRFWLDMGIDGLRLDAVPYLVEREGTNNENLPETHAVLKKIRATIDAEYPNRMLLAEANQWPEDVKEYFGDEDECHMAFHFPLMPRIYMSIASEDRFPITDIMRQTPDLAETNQWAIFLRNHDELTLEMVTDSERDYLWNTYASDRRARLNLGIRRRLAPLMERDRRRIELINSLLLSMPGTPVIYYGDELGMGDNIHLGDRDGVRTPMQWSSDRNGGFSRADPEQLVLPPVMGSLYGFDAVNVEAQSRDPHSLLNWTRRMLATRRAKQTFGRGTIRFLKPENRKILAYLREMPGEPPILCVANLSRAPQAVELDLSEFNGSVPIEMTADSVFPAIGQLTYLLTFPPYGFLWFMLCESGQRPTWAQAHSEPLPEFVTIVIREGQVGPTPENVRLLESEVLPSWLSRRRWFASKDQKMHAVRLAALTTIPNGGFAFTEIEADVGNHTERYVVPIAITWGGETTTPLFIQLALARVRRGRNVGHLTDAFALPIFAHGVLRKLRERAVVPTVQKSEIRFIPTERFAELDHLGERPDVRWLAAEQSNSSLIIADAAVLKLVRRLVSGIHPEAEISRYLTQLGYANTAPLYGEVVRVDPEGVPHTLAILQGFIDNQGDAWNWSLDFLRRSVDELAIAVDADAQSPDRDDEAILVESYSELAGTIGKRLGELHVALASPSDDPAFAPERASAKQVKAWIDGTLSMLAGALDLLAPRIDQMTDPETKALAQSLIDRRPALTEAVKKLVPAEAGALRIRIHGDFHLGQVLVAQGDAYLIDFEGEPARSLEERRQKSSPLRDVAGLLRSLSYASAAAQSTMESAPPQTADRKRVLFERFRASAAGTFLKEYRAAIATAEPPLVASSSGEPEAEQALLDLFLIEKAAYEIRYEAANRPTWIGLPVRGLASLTSRLLGDTGTPVHDSSTQASGAAAPPNPAEGDYE, from the coding sequence ATGAAGCGTGACGATCCAGCCCAAAGCACGTCGCAGGCACATGCGAGCACAGCCGCCGGCAGCGCGGCGAAAGCGCGGACGTCGCGGCGCGGCAAACCCGCCGCGCTCAGCGACGACCCGCTCTGGTACAAAGACGCGATCATTTACCAGGTACACATCAAGTCGTTCTTCGACGCGAACAACGATGGCGTGGGTGACTTTCCAGGCTTGATCGCAAAGCTCGATTACATCGCCGAACTCGGCGTGAACGCGATCTGGCTGTTGCCGTTCTATCCGTCGCCGCGGCGCGACGACGGCTACGACATCGCCGATTACCGCAATGTGCACCCCGATTACGGCCAGCTCGCCGACGTGAAGCGCTTCATTCAGGAAGCGCATGTGCGCGGCATCCGCGTGATTACCGAACTGGTGATCAACCACACGTCGGATCAGCATCCGTGGTTTCAGCGCGCGCGCCGCGCGAAGCCGGGCTCGAATCATCGTAACTACTACGTGTGGTCGGATACCGATCAGAAGTACCAGGAAACGCGGATCATCTTCATCGATTCGGAGCCTTCGAACTGGACACACGATCCGGTTGCGGGCGCTTATTTCTGGCACCGTTTTTATTCGCACCAGCCCGATCTGAATTTCGACAATCCGGCCGTGCTGCGCGAGGTGTTGCAAGTGATGCGCTTCTGGCTCGACATGGGGATCGACGGTCTGCGGCTCGACGCGGTGCCGTATCTGGTCGAACGCGAAGGCACCAACAACGAAAATCTGCCCGAAACACACGCGGTTCTGAAGAAGATCCGCGCGACCATCGACGCCGAATATCCGAACCGGATGCTGCTCGCCGAAGCAAACCAGTGGCCGGAAGACGTGAAGGAATATTTCGGCGACGAAGACGAATGCCATATGGCGTTCCACTTCCCGCTGATGCCGCGCATTTACATGTCGATTGCGAGCGAGGACCGCTTCCCGATCACAGACATCATGCGGCAAACGCCTGACCTCGCCGAAACCAACCAGTGGGCGATTTTCCTGCGCAATCACGATGAACTGACGCTCGAAATGGTCACCGATTCGGAGCGCGACTATCTGTGGAACACCTATGCGAGTGACCGCCGCGCGCGGCTGAATCTCGGCATTCGCCGCCGCCTCGCACCGCTGATGGAACGCGACCGCCGCCGTATCGAGCTGATCAATTCGCTGCTGCTGTCGATGCCCGGCACGCCCGTGATCTATTACGGCGACGAACTCGGCATGGGCGACAACATCCACCTCGGCGACCGCGACGGCGTGCGCACGCCGATGCAATGGTCGTCGGATCGCAACGGCGGTTTTTCGCGCGCCGATCCTGAACAACTGGTGCTGCCGCCGGTGATGGGCTCGCTGTACGGCTTCGATGCAGTCAACGTCGAAGCGCAAAGCCGCGATCCGCATTCGCTGCTGAACTGGACGCGCCGCATGCTCGCCACGCGCCGCGCGAAGCAAACTTTTGGGCGCGGCACGATCCGCTTCCTGAAACCGGAGAACCGCAAGATTCTCGCCTATTTGCGCGAGATGCCGGGCGAGCCGCCGATCCTGTGCGTGGCGAATCTGTCGCGCGCGCCGCAGGCGGTAGAACTCGATCTGTCCGAGTTCAACGGCTCGGTGCCGATCGAAATGACCGCGGATTCCGTGTTCCCCGCGATTGGCCAGCTTACCTATCTGCTGACTTTCCCGCCGTACGGCTTCCTGTGGTTCATGCTGTGCGAGAGCGGCCAGCGTCCGACGTGGGCGCAAGCGCATTCCGAACCGCTGCCCGAATTCGTCACGATCGTGATCCGCGAGGGTCAGGTCGGGCCAACGCCGGAAAATGTCCGTCTGCTGGAATCCGAAGTGCTGCCGTCATGGCTGAGCCGGCGCCGCTGGTTTGCATCGAAGGATCAGAAGATGCACGCCGTTCGCCTCGCCGCGCTGACCACGATTCCAAACGGCGGCTTCGCCTTCACCGAAATCGAAGCGGACGTCGGCAATCACACCGAACGCTACGTGGTGCCGATCGCGATCACGTGGGGCGGCGAAACCACCACGCCGCTGTTCATCCAGCTGGCACTGGCCCGCGTGCGCCGCGGCCGTAACGTCGGCCACTTGACCGACGCGTTCGCACTGCCGATCTTCGCGCACGGCGTGCTGCGCAAGCTGCGCGAACGCGCGGTCGTTCCGACCGTGCAGAAAAGTGAAATCAGGTTCATCCCGACCGAGCGTTTCGCCGAACTCGATCATCTGGGCGAGCGGCCCGACGTTCGCTGGCTCGCGGCCGAGCAAAGCAACAGCTCGCTGATCATCGCCGACGCCGCGGTGCTGAAGCTGGTGCGGCGTCTGGTGAGCGGAATTCATCCGGAAGCGGAAATCAGCCGCTATCTGACGCAGCTCGGCTACGCCAACACCGCGCCGCTGTATGGTGAAGTGGTGCGCGTCGATCCCGAAGGCGTGCCGCATACGCTGGCGATCCTGCAGGGCTTTATCGACAATCAGGGCGACGCGTGGAACTGGTCGCTCGACTTCCTGCGCCGCTCGGTCGACGAGCTCGCGATTGCCGTCGATGCGGACGCGCAGTCGCCGGATCGCGACGACGAGGCGATTCTGGTGGAGAGCTATAGCGAGCTGGCCGGCACCATCGGCAAGCGGCTCGGCGAATTGCATGTGGCGCTCGCATCGCCCTCCGACGACCCGGCCTTCGCACCGGAGCGCGCCAGCGCCAAACAGGTGAAGGCATGGATCGACGGCACGCTATCGATGCTCGCCGGCGCGCTCGATCTGCTCGCGCCACGCATCGATCAAATGACCGACCCGGAAACCAAAGCATTGGCGCAAAGCCTGATCGACCGCCGCCCGGCACTCACCGAAGCCGTCAAGAAGCTCGTGCCGGCCGAAGCAGGCGCGCTGCGTATCCGCATTCACGGCGACTTCCACCTGGGTCAGGTGCTGGTCGCGCAGGGCGACGCCTATCTGATCGACTTCGAAGGCGAGCCTGCGCGTTCGCTCGAAGAACGGCGTCAGAAGTCGAGCCCGCTGCGCGATGTGGCCGGTTTGCTGCGCTCGCTTTCGTATGCGAGCGCGGCAGCGCAGTCGACGATGGAAAGCGCGCCGCCGCAAACCGCCGATCGCAAGCGCGTGCTGTTCGAACGTTTCCGCGCCAGCGCTGCGGGAACGTTCCTGAAGGAATACCGCGCCGCGATCGCAACCGCGGAGCCGCCGTTGGTCGCCAGTTCCTCCGGGGAGCCAGAAGCGGAACAGGCCTTGCTCGATCTGTTCCTGATCGAGAAGGCCGCTTACGAGATCCGGTACGAAGCGGCCAATCGTCCGACGTGGATCGGTTTGCCGGTGCGCGGCCTCGCCTCGCTCACCAGCCGTTTGCTCGGCGACACCGGCACGCCGGTCCACGATTCATCCACCCAGGCGTCGGGCGCCGCCGCACCGCCTAACCCGGCCGAGGGCGACTATGAGTGA
- the glgX gene encoding glycogen debranching protein GlgX — MSHAMPDRLLPGSPYPLGTSWDGLGVNFAVFSANAQKIELCLFDPNGRKEIRRFTLPECTDEVWHGYLPNAHPGTAYGFRAHGPYQPQHGHRFNPHKLLLDPYARKLVGQFRWSDALFGYRVHSNRADLSIDRRDSAPAMPKCVVVDEAFDWSHDRRPNVPWGETIVYETHVRGASMLRADLRQHERGTFAALASPEFIEHLQKLGVTAVELLPVHAFLNDRFLVERGLRNYWGYNTAAFFAPEPSYLSTHRLDEMRIAVRQLHAAGIEVILDVVYNHTCEGNEMGPTVSWRGLDNASYYRVIPGDERHHINDTGCGNTVNLAHPRVLQMVMDSLRYWSTAFNIDGFRFDLGVTLGREQHGFDPGSGFFDALRQDPILSQRKLISEPWDIGPGGYQLGNHPPGFAEWNDRFRDTVRRFWRGDAGLRPDLAARLTGSADLFNRRFRKPWASVNFVASHDGFTLADIAAYEHKHNEANGEDNNDGHNENCSRNWGAEGPTDDPQILETRARVARSLTTTLLMALGTPMLLAGDESLRTQNGNNNAYCQDNELSWLDWERAQGPEGRNMTEFVARVIALRKQHPLLRETRFLFGDREVLPGLFDVGWFDQNGDPLTIEAWQDPEGRAFTLRRAGPGLNGETEVLLMMLNASAEMLRFTPPAPHLEWHVLLDTAEPESASHRLAVPEIEVAAHSVVMLAAQPVGEADWQAGWKAGAQHGRRLLTALPPDPGAQQPGDDTSPST, encoded by the coding sequence ATGTCGCATGCAATGCCCGACCGGCTTCTGCCCGGTTCACCCTATCCGCTCGGCACCAGCTGGGACGGTCTCGGCGTCAACTTTGCGGTGTTCTCGGCGAACGCGCAGAAAATCGAGCTTTGCCTGTTCGACCCCAACGGCCGCAAGGAAATCCGGCGTTTCACGCTGCCCGAATGCACCGACGAAGTCTGGCATGGCTATCTGCCGAACGCGCATCCGGGCACGGCGTATGGATTTCGCGCGCATGGTCCGTATCAGCCGCAGCATGGTCATCGTTTCAATCCGCACAAGCTGCTGCTCGATCCGTATGCGCGCAAGCTGGTCGGGCAATTTCGCTGGTCCGATGCGCTGTTCGGCTATCGCGTGCATTCGAATCGCGCGGATCTTTCCATCGACAGGCGCGATTCGGCCCCGGCCATGCCGAAGTGCGTCGTGGTCGACGAAGCGTTCGACTGGTCGCACGACAGGCGCCCGAATGTGCCGTGGGGCGAAACCATCGTCTACGAGACGCATGTGCGCGGTGCGTCGATGCTGCGTGCCGATTTACGCCAGCACGAGCGCGGGACGTTCGCCGCACTCGCTTCGCCGGAATTTATCGAGCATTTGCAGAAGCTCGGCGTCACCGCGGTCGAATTGCTGCCGGTGCATGCATTTCTGAACGACCGCTTTCTGGTGGAGCGCGGCCTGCGCAACTACTGGGGTTACAACACCGCGGCGTTTTTTGCGCCGGAGCCGTCGTATCTGAGCACGCATCGGCTCGACGAAATGCGCATCGCCGTGCGCCAGTTGCACGCGGCCGGCATCGAAGTGATTCTCGACGTGGTCTACAACCACACCTGCGAAGGCAACGAAATGGGGCCGACCGTGTCGTGGCGCGGGCTCGACAACGCCAGCTACTACCGCGTGATTCCCGGCGACGAACGCCACCATATCAACGACACCGGCTGCGGCAACACAGTGAATCTGGCGCATCCGCGCGTGCTGCAAATGGTGATGGATTCGCTGCGCTACTGGTCGACCGCGTTCAACATCGACGGTTTCCGTTTCGATCTCGGCGTGACGCTCGGCCGCGAGCAACACGGCTTCGACCCCGGCTCCGGTTTTTTCGACGCGTTGCGCCAGGACCCGATCCTGTCGCAGCGCAAGCTGATTTCCGAGCCGTGGGACATCGGCCCAGGCGGTTATCAGCTCGGCAATCATCCGCCGGGATTCGCCGAATGGAACGACCGTTTCCGCGACACCGTACGCCGTTTCTGGCGCGGCGACGCCGGCTTGCGGCCCGACCTGGCCGCGCGTCTGACCGGTTCGGCCGATCTGTTCAACCGGCGCTTCAGGAAGCCGTGGGCATCGGTCAACTTTGTCGCATCGCACGATGGTTTTACGTTGGCGGACATCGCCGCGTACGAGCACAAGCACAACGAGGCGAATGGCGAAGACAACAACGACGGCCACAACGAAAATTGCAGCCGCAATTGGGGCGCCGAAGGCCCGACCGACGATCCGCAGATTCTCGAAACCCGTGCACGCGTGGCCCGCTCGCTGACCACCACGCTGCTAATGGCGCTCGGCACGCCGATGCTGCTGGCGGGCGACGAATCGCTGCGCACGCAGAACGGCAACAACAATGCGTACTGCCAGGATAACGAACTATCATGGCTCGACTGGGAGCGCGCGCAAGGACCGGAAGGTCGCAACATGACCGAGTTCGTCGCGCGGGTGATCGCGCTGCGCAAACAGCATCCGTTGCTGCGCGAGACGCGTTTTCTGTTCGGCGATCGCGAAGTGTTGCCGGGCCTGTTCGATGTCGGCTGGTTCGACCAGAACGGCGATCCGCTAACCATCGAAGCGTGGCAGGACCCGGAAGGCCGCGCGTTCACACTGCGGCGCGCCGGTCCGGGCTTGAACGGCGAAACGGAAGTATTGTTGATGATGCTCAACGCGTCGGCGGAAATGCTGCGTTTTACACCGCCCGCACCGCACCTGGAATGGCATGTGCTGTTAGATACTGCCGAGCCGGAAAGCGCGTCGCATCGGTTGGCCGTGCCGGAGATCGAAGTGGCCGCGCATAGCGTCGTGATGCTGGCGGCGCAGCCGGTCGGCGAGGCGGATTGGCAGGCGGGCTGGAAGGCCGGCGCGCAGCACGGGCGGCGGCTCCTGACTGCGCTGCCGCCCGATCCGGGTGCGCAGCAACCGGGCGACGACACGTCGCCGAGCACGTAA
- the glgB gene encoding 1,4-alpha-glucan branching protein GlgB, whose product MSEHDPAAGLQPLDIDALVEARHPDPFSQLGLHDTDAGPVVRALLPNAAHVSVIARADGATLGELQPLRPGLFAGRVTFAVPYRLRIDWHGVVQEIEDPYSFGPVLGDEPLGRLAGGDPYAVLECLGARPVEVDSVPGVRFAVWAPNARRVSVVGDFNSWDGRRHPMRLRHQAGVWELFVPRVGAGTRYKYELLSRDGHPLPLKADPCAMQTEKPPGTASVVAHVDDIEQFQWTDHDWIQSRAARQTANAPISIYEVHAESWMRVAEEGQRGLYWEELAERLIPYVKSMGFTHVEFMPIAEHPFGGSWGYQPLGQFSPSARFGKPEQFAAFVNTAHEAGLGVILDWVPAHFPNDAHGLVDFDGTPLYEHADPREGYHQDWNTMIYNLGRNEVSAFLIASGLAWLKRYHVDGLRVDAVASMLYRDYSRAAGEWVPNIHGGRENLESIAFLKRLNHEVGYVPGVPGAITIAEESTAWPGVTARIEYGGLGFQFKWNMGWMHDTLHYMHEDPIHRRYHHHEMTFGMVYAYSERFVLPLSHDEVVHGKGSLLGKMPGDAWQRFANLRAYFGFMWTHPGKKLLFMGGEFGQMAEFDHDTSPHWHLLDNANHHGVQKLVRDLNHLYSQEPALHLLDSEPGGFEWLIGDDSSNSVFAYRRSDGAGRELVAVCNMTPVPRVGYRMGMPRGGRWVEVLNTDAGVYGGSNMGNGGLVHTEEISSHGRSFSASLILPPLATIVLRAD is encoded by the coding sequence ATGAGTGAGCACGATCCGGCCGCAGGCCTTCAACCGCTCGATATCGACGCGCTCGTTGAAGCGCGCCATCCGGATCCGTTTTCGCAACTCGGCCTGCATGACACGGACGCGGGTCCGGTGGTGCGCGCGTTGCTGCCGAATGCCGCGCACGTCAGCGTCATTGCGCGCGCCGATGGTGCAACGCTCGGAGAGCTTCAGCCATTGCGGCCCGGACTGTTTGCCGGCCGCGTCACGTTTGCGGTGCCGTACCGCTTGCGCATCGACTGGCACGGCGTGGTGCAGGAGATCGAGGACCCCTATTCGTTCGGCCCCGTGCTCGGCGACGAACCGTTGGGACGCCTCGCCGGCGGCGATCCGTATGCGGTGCTCGAATGCCTCGGCGCGCGCCCGGTGGAAGTAGACAGCGTGCCTGGCGTGCGCTTTGCCGTGTGGGCGCCGAATGCGCGGCGCGTCTCGGTGGTCGGCGACTTCAATTCGTGGGACGGCCGCCGCCACCCGATGCGGCTGCGTCATCAGGCGGGTGTGTGGGAATTGTTCGTGCCGCGCGTCGGCGCAGGTACCCGCTACAAATACGAGTTGCTGTCCCGCGACGGTCATCCGCTGCCGCTGAAGGCCGATCCCTGCGCGATGCAGACGGAAAAGCCGCCGGGCACGGCGTCCGTGGTCGCGCATGTCGACGACATCGAGCAGTTTCAATGGACCGATCACGACTGGATTCAATCTCGTGCGGCCAGGCAAACCGCGAATGCGCCGATCTCGATCTACGAAGTACATGCCGAATCCTGGATGCGCGTCGCTGAGGAAGGCCAGCGCGGCCTCTACTGGGAAGAACTCGCCGAGAGGCTGATTCCGTACGTGAAAAGCATGGGCTTCACGCACGTCGAATTCATGCCGATCGCCGAGCACCCATTCGGCGGCTCGTGGGGCTATCAGCCGCTCGGACAGTTCTCACCCTCCGCGCGTTTCGGCAAACCCGAGCAGTTCGCCGCGTTCGTCAACACGGCGCACGAGGCCGGCCTCGGCGTGATTCTCGACTGGGTGCCCGCGCATTTCCCGAACGACGCGCATGGTCTGGTCGACTTCGACGGCACGCCGCTTTACGAGCACGCCGATCCGCGCGAAGGCTATCACCAGGACTGGAACACGATGATCTACAACCTCGGCCGCAACGAGGTGAGCGCGTTCCTGATCGCATCGGGCCTCGCGTGGTTGAAGCGCTATCACGTCGACGGTTTGCGGGTCGATGCAGTCGCGTCGATGCTGTATCGCGATTACTCGCGCGCCGCCGGTGAGTGGGTGCCGAACATCCATGGCGGGCGGGAAAATCTCGAATCGATCGCCTTTCTGAAACGGCTGAATCATGAGGTCGGCTATGTGCCGGGCGTGCCGGGCGCGATCACGATCGCCGAGGAATCGACCGCGTGGCCCGGCGTCACCGCGCGCATCGAATACGGCGGCCTCGGCTTCCAGTTCAAGTGGAACATGGGCTGGATGCACGACACGCTGCACTACATGCACGAAGACCCCATCCACCGCCGATACCATCACCATGAGATGACGTTCGGCATGGTGTACGCGTACTCGGAGCGCTTCGTGCTGCCCCTCTCGCACGACGAAGTGGTGCACGGCAAGGGCTCGCTGCTCGGCAAGATGCCCGGCGACGCGTGGCAACGCTTCGCCAATCTGCGCGCGTACTTCGGCTTCATGTGGACGCATCCGGGCAAGAAACTGCTGTTCATGGGCGGCGAATTCGGCCAGATGGCGGAATTCGATCACGACACGTCGCCGCATTGGCATCTGCTCGACAACGCGAATCACCACGGCGTGCAGAAACTCGTGCGCGACCTGAACCATCTGTACAGCCAGGAGCCGGCGCTGCATCTGCTCGACAGCGAGCCGGGCGGTTTCGAATGGCTGATCGGCGACGACAGCAGCAACAGCGTATTCGCCTATCGCCGCAGCGATGGCGCGGGCCGCGAACTGGTCGCGGTCTGCAATATGACGCCGGTGCCGCGGGTCGGCTACCGGATGGGGATGCCGCGTGGCGGCCGCTGGGTCGAAGTGCTGAATACCGATGCCGGCGTGTATGGCGGCTCGAACATGGGCAACGGCGGGCTGGTTCATACCGAGGAAATCTCGAGCCACGGCAGGTCTTTCTCCGCTTCGCTGATTTTGCCGCCGCTGGCGACGATCGTTTTGCGCGCGGATTGA
- the treZ gene encoding malto-oligosyltrehalose trehalohydrolase, which yields MSESPIDPHAHHHAHCLPFGAQLLGASGTKPRTRFRFWAPSCKTVQVEIENGPAQGAHDMTPAGNGWFEASADCGAGALYRFRLDGALAVPDPSSRFQPQDVHGPSEVIDPRAYHWENTHWHGRPWEETVLYELHVGALGGYAGVQKRLPALVALGVTAIELMPLNDFPGKHNWGYDGVLPYAPDSAYGRPEELKALIDAAHGLGLMVFLDVVYNHFGPDGNYLHEYARSFFREGTHTPWGPAIDFERAEVSDFFTDNAVYWLNEYRLDGLRFDAVHAIDNHAWLRELSDHIRAKVQHGRHVHLVLENEHNSASLLETHFDAQWNDDAHNTLHVLLTGETEGYYHAYEDQSIRRLARVLSEGFAYQGDPSPIHNGAPRGEPSKHLSPTSFVMFLQNHDQIGNRAFGERLRKLTSDDALRAATGLLLLSPQIPLLFMDEECGSTQPFLFFTDYTGELAEAVREGRRREFARFSSFSDEKRRAQIPDPNDAKTFAASSPPASAEASAPEDAKDRLEWMHFYKSALAVRAKLITPRLKHAKALGAMVLAAENGADANALIARWKLGDGETLSIALNLSKDSVPFGDVPAGKVVFETPPRVREQIDARVLPSHAFVAWLTGDVSDYAIGHDARIAGIQEHNA from the coding sequence ATGTCCGAAAGTCCGATTGATCCTCACGCGCATCACCACGCGCATTGCCTGCCGTTCGGCGCACAGTTGTTGGGCGCATCGGGGACGAAACCGCGCACCCGGTTTCGCTTCTGGGCGCCGTCGTGCAAAACAGTGCAGGTGGAAATCGAAAACGGACCGGCGCAAGGCGCGCACGACATGACGCCCGCCGGCAACGGCTGGTTCGAAGCAAGCGCCGATTGCGGCGCGGGCGCGCTCTACCGATTCCGGCTCGACGGCGCACTTGCAGTGCCCGATCCGTCGTCGCGCTTCCAGCCGCAAGACGTGCATGGTCCGAGCGAAGTGATCGACCCGCGCGCTTACCATTGGGAAAACACGCACTGGCATGGCCGGCCGTGGGAAGAGACGGTGCTGTACGAACTGCACGTCGGCGCATTAGGCGGCTATGCGGGCGTGCAGAAGCGTTTACCGGCGCTCGTCGCGCTCGGCGTAACCGCCATCGAGCTGATGCCGTTGAACGATTTTCCCGGCAAGCACAACTGGGGCTATGACGGCGTGCTGCCGTATGCGCCGGATTCCGCTTACGGCCGCCCCGAAGAACTGAAAGCACTGATCGACGCGGCGCACGGCCTCGGCCTGATGGTGTTTCTCGATGTGGTCTACAACCACTTCGGTCCTGACGGCAACTATCTGCACGAATACGCGCGATCGTTTTTCCGCGAAGGCACGCACACGCCATGGGGCCCGGCGATCGACTTCGAGCGCGCCGAAGTCAGCGATTTCTTCACCGACAACGCGGTGTACTGGCTCAATGAATATCGCCTCGACGGTCTGCGTTTCGACGCGGTGCATGCAATCGACAATCACGCGTGGCTGCGTGAATTGTCCGATCATATTCGCGCGAAGGTGCAGCACGGGCGCCACGTGCATCTGGTGCTGGAAAACGAACACAACAGCGCGAGCCTGCTGGAAACGCATTTCGACGCGCAATGGAACGACGACGCGCACAACACGCTGCACGTGCTGCTGACCGGCGAAACCGAAGGCTACTACCACGCCTATGAGGACCAGTCGATCCGCAGATTGGCGCGTGTGCTGTCGGAAGGTTTTGCGTATCAGGGCGACCCGTCGCCGATTCATAACGGTGCGCCGCGTGGCGAGCCGAGCAAGCATCTGTCGCCGACCTCGTTCGTGATGTTCTTGCAGAATCACGACCAGATCGGCAATCGCGCGTTCGGCGAACGTCTGCGCAAGCTGACATCCGACGATGCGTTGCGCGCCGCGACCGGCCTGTTGCTGTTGTCGCCGCAAATCCCGTTGCTGTTCATGGACGAGGAATGCGGTTCGACTCAGCCGTTCCTGTTTTTCACCGACTACACCGGCGAGCTTGCCGAGGCCGTGCGTGAAGGACGCCGCCGTGAGTTCGCACGCTTTTCGTCGTTCAGCGACGAAAAGCGTCGCGCGCAGATTCCCGATCCGAACGATGCGAAGACGTTTGCTGCGTCGTCGCCGCCTGCGTCTGCTGAAGCGAGCGCACCGGAAGACGCAAAAGACCGCCTCGAATGGATGCACTTCTATAAATCCGCGCTCGCTGTGCGGGCGAAACTGATCACGCCGCGCCTGAAGCACGCGAAAGCGCTCGGCGCGATGGTGCTGGCAGCGGAAAACGGCGCTGACGCCAATGCACTGATCGCACGCTGGAAACTCGGCGACGGCGAGACTTTGTCGATCGCGTTGAATCTATCGAAAGACAGCGTGCCGTTCGGCGACGTCCCCGCCGGCAAAGTGGTTTTCGAAACGCCGCCGCGCGTACGCGAACAGATTGACGCCAGGGTATTGCCCTCGCATGCGTTCGTCGCATGGCTGACCGGCGATGTCAGCGACTATGCGATCGGCCACGATGCCCGCATCGCAGGTATTCAGGAGCACAACGCGTGA